The following are encoded together in the Clostridium sp. BJN0013 genome:
- the flgB gene encoding flagellar basal body rod protein FlgB — protein MYIGNVSNDELVNVLLKKGLDATSERSKAISDNLANINTEGYKRKYVTFEESLKNSVYDLGLKTDDEKHIKIGNSYGQIETKTDDSNSMREDGNNVDMDIEIVNQAANALMYNALVNQVSSRLSMERYVISGK, from the coding sequence GTGTATATAGGAAATGTGTCAAATGATGAATTGGTAAATGTCTTATTAAAAAAGGGACTAGATGCTACTTCGGAAAGAAGTAAAGCTATATCCGACAATCTAGCAAATATAAATACTGAAGGGTATAAGAGGAAATATGTCACTTTTGAGGAATCCTTGAAAAATAGTGTATATGATTTAGGACTTAAAACAGATGATGAAAAACATATTAAAATAGGAAATAGTTATGGACAAATAGAAACAAAGACAGACGACAGCAATAGTATGAGAGAAGATGGAAATAATGTGGATATGGATATTGAAATAGTAAATCAGGCAGCTAATGCTCTTATGTACAATGCACTTGTAAATCAAGTAAGTAGTAGATTATCTATGGAACGTTATGTAATAAGTGGAAAATAG
- the fliF gene encoding flagellar basal-body MS-ring/collar protein FliF — MGKLSQIFKNLIDKFKKLSKNKKIAFGVIIAGIIAAIVFAGISLGKTKYAVLFSNMDSKDLSSVYKQLQEDKVDVKVEGNSILVPEDEVDETRMKVLSEVEITNGSEGFELLDQSKLGSTDTEIKINYQRALQGELERTIKSLPEVENARVHLVLPDDTEFVKDTSPGSASVTLKLKEGEELSKEQVKALVSLVSGAVKNVPKENVQVIDDNMTLLSKDLFEDEANSEDSTIPAEKQQQLKEQYEKNLEKNLLSMLEAVYGKDKVEVKVNADLDFDAVQQNSTTYDNNSVVVSEHVIDQTSQGDTGNQTGSPVDNNMSNTITNNTTGGNSTYNETTRNYNVPKVEQKTVKAPGSVRRLTASVALDGDVDDATRTAIRNLAVSAIGYDGNRGDTISVEGLPFDTTAKDNAQKDMEDMEQAERTARRNRLIAIIGGIAAAIIATIIEVILWRRKHGEDELFEDEQLEGIDVVIGDEDTKASEKLKFKPLELEQDTEDIYIEREIKKYAKDKPDQVADIIKSWLAEDER; from the coding sequence ATGGGTAAGCTGTCACAAATTTTTAAAAATTTAATAGATAAGTTCAAGAAATTAAGTAAAAATAAAAAGATAGCTTTTGGAGTGATAATAGCAGGAATTATAGCAGCTATTGTATTTGCAGGAATATCACTTGGAAAAACAAAATATGCGGTTTTATTTTCTAATATGGATTCAAAGGATTTATCTTCTGTTTATAAACAGCTTCAGGAAGATAAAGTAGATGTTAAAGTAGAGGGAAACTCTATTTTAGTACCTGAAGATGAGGTGGATGAAACTAGGATGAAGGTACTTTCAGAAGTTGAAATTACTAATGGCAGTGAAGGATTTGAACTATTAGATCAGAGCAAATTGGGTAGTACGGATACAGAAATTAAAATAAATTATCAAAGGGCTCTTCAGGGAGAATTGGAAAGAACAATAAAATCACTTCCAGAAGTAGAAAATGCAAGAGTACATCTTGTACTACCTGATGATACTGAATTTGTGAAGGATACAAGTCCAGGAAGCGCATCTGTAACTTTGAAATTAAAAGAAGGAGAAGAATTAAGCAAAGAACAAGTAAAGGCATTGGTTTCTTTAGTGTCTGGTGCTGTTAAAAATGTACCTAAAGAAAATGTACAGGTTATAGATGATAATATGACTTTACTGTCTAAAGATTTATTTGAGGATGAAGCTAATAGTGAAGATAGTACTATTCCGGCTGAAAAACAACAGCAGCTTAAGGAGCAATATGAGAAGAATTTGGAGAAGAACTTATTGAGTATGCTGGAAGCTGTATATGGAAAAGATAAAGTTGAAGTTAAAGTAAATGCAGATTTAGATTTTGATGCCGTACAACAGAATTCTACAACTTATGATAATAACAGTGTTGTAGTAAGTGAGCATGTAATAGATCAAACAAGTCAGGGAGATACAGGTAACCAAACTGGAAGTCCTGTAGATAACAACATGAGTAATACAATTACAAATAATACTACAGGAGGAAATTCAACCTATAATGAGACTACAAGAAATTATAATGTACCTAAGGTAGAACAGAAAACTGTAAAGGCACCGGGAAGTGTAAGAAGACTTACAGCATCAGTAGCTTTAGATGGAGATGTGGATGATGCCACTAGAACAGCTATAAGAAATTTAGCGGTTTCAGCCATAGGATATGATGGCAACAGAGGAGATACCATAAGTGTAGAAGGATTACCTTTTGATACCACTGCTAAAGACAATGCCCAAAAGGATATGGAAGATATGGAACAGGCAGAAAGGACAGCAAGGAGAAATAGACTAATTGCTATCATAGGAGGTATTGCAGCAGCAATAATTGCTACCATAATTGAAGTTATATTATGGAGAAGAAAACATGGAGAAGATGAATTATTTGAAGATGAACAACTGGAAGGCATAGATGTAGTTATAGGTGATGAAGATACTAAGGCCAGTGAAAAGCTTAAATTTAAGCCTTTAGAACTTGAACAGGATACAGAAGATATTTATATTGAAAGAGAAATAAAGAAATATGCAAAGGATAAACCTGATCAAGTTGCAGATATAATAAAATCATGGTTAGCTGAAGATGAGAGGTGA
- the fliE gene encoding flagellar hook-basal body complex protein FliE translates to MKINEYVPDSSIFDFDKINESDNNKEDKNYISDFASVLKNELDEVNNKQIQADNSTEEFIQGDRVDIHNVMLDTEEAKMSLELAVQIRNKFVEAYQELNRTQI, encoded by the coding sequence ATGAAAATAAATGAGTATGTACCTGATAGCAGTATATTTGATTTTGATAAAATAAATGAAAGTGATAATAATAAGGAAGATAAAAATTACATATCTGATTTTGCTTCTGTACTAAAAAATGAATTAGATGAAGTAAATAATAAACAAATACAGGCTGATAACAGTACAGAAGAATTCATACAAGGAGATAGAGTGGATATACATAATGTTATGTTGGATACTGAGGAAGCAAAGATGTCACTAGAACTTGCGGTGCAAATTAGAAATAAATTTGTGGAGGCATATCAGGAACTAAACAGAACACAGATTTAG
- the fliI gene encoding flagellar protein export ATPase FliI: MIDLNFSELNRKVKVANFTYQEGIVKKVIGLTIEVEGIKAFVGEVCNIYTEENGKIACEVVGFKEKDVILMPLGELVGISPGCRVVPGRRPLSVKCSEELFGKVLDGLGNPLEGNEISSGVLYELDADPPDPLKRKRIKQVISTGIRAIDGFLTCGEGQRIGIFAGSGVGKSTTLGMIARYAEADVNVIALIGERGREVRDFIEKDLGEEGLKKSIIVCATSDKPALVRLKGAFTATAIAEYFRDKGKKVILMMDSVTRFAMAQREIGLAVGEPPATKGYTPSVFAKLPRLMERSGMSDKGSITAFYTVLVDGDDLNEPIADAVRGILDGHIVLSRSLANKNHYPAIDVLASISRLMSEITEESHKKSASFARDMLSVYKNSEDLINIGAYIRGNNPNIDMAINYYDSIINYLKQSMDEYSSFDNSINRLTGMFNLGSN; encoded by the coding sequence ATGATAGATTTAAACTTTTCTGAACTGAATAGGAAAGTAAAAGTTGCTAATTTTACCTACCAGGAAGGTATTGTGAAAAAAGTTATAGGATTAACTATAGAAGTAGAAGGCATAAAGGCTTTTGTAGGAGAGGTATGCAATATATATACTGAAGAAAACGGGAAAATAGCCTGTGAAGTAGTCGGATTTAAAGAAAAAGATGTAATATTAATGCCTTTGGGAGAACTTGTTGGAATTTCTCCGGGGTGTCGGGTTGTGCCGGGTAGAAGACCTTTAAGTGTAAAATGCTCTGAGGAGTTATTTGGCAAGGTTTTAGATGGACTTGGCAATCCTCTGGAGGGAAATGAAATTTCATCCGGAGTTTTATATGAATTGGATGCAGATCCACCAGATCCCTTAAAGAGGAAAAGAATTAAACAGGTGATATCTACGGGAATACGTGCTATAGATGGATTTTTGACCTGCGGAGAGGGCCAGAGGATTGGTATATTTGCAGGAAGTGGAGTAGGAAAAAGTACAACTCTTGGTATGATAGCCAGGTATGCAGAGGCAGATGTGAATGTAATAGCACTTATAGGGGAAAGAGGAAGAGAAGTCAGAGATTTTATAGAAAAGGATCTGGGAGAGGAAGGATTAAAAAAATCTATTATAGTATGTGCTACTTCGGATAAACCGGCCTTAGTCAGATTGAAAGGAGCCTTTACTGCTACTGCTATTGCAGAGTATTTTAGAGATAAAGGTAAAAAAGTTATACTTATGATGGATTCGGTTACCAGGTTTGCCATGGCTCAAAGGGAAATTGGACTTGCAGTAGGAGAACCACCTGCAACTAAAGGATATACTCCCTCTGTGTTTGCAAAACTTCCCAGGCTTATGGAAAGATCCGGTATGTCGGATAAAGGGTCTATTACTGCCTTTTATACAGTTCTTGTAGATGGAGATGACTTAAATGAACCTATTGCAGATGCGGTTAGAGGTATATTAGATGGACATATAGTATTGTCCCGTTCTCTGGCTAATAAGAACCATTACCCGGCCATAGACGTATTGGCCAGTATAAGCAGACTCATGTCAGAAATAACTGAAGAATCACATAAAAAAAGTGCTTCTTTTGCAAGAGATATGTTATCTGTATATAAAAATTCTGAAGATTTAATAAATATAGGAGCCTACATTAGAGGAAACAATCCTAATATTGATATGGCAATAAATTATTATGACAGCATAATAAATTATTTAAAGCAGAGTATGGATGAATATTCTTCATTTGATAATAGCATAAACAGACTAACAGGTATGTTCAATTTAGGAAGTAATTAA
- the flgC gene encoding flagellar basal body rod protein FlgC: MIQAFDTLRISASGLSAERLRMDTIASNMANVETTRGADGNPYRRKIAVFQENLNRELNKNGKYENVSQGVKAVGIIEDNSEFKRVYDPTNPDADADGYVSMPNVNILNEMADMMVAVRSYEANLSAISAEKSMFSKALDIGK, encoded by the coding sequence ATGATTCAAGCTTTTGACACTTTAAGAATAAGTGCCAGTGGTCTTTCTGCAGAAAGGCTTAGAATGGATACTATAGCTTCTAATATGGCTAATGTAGAAACCACCAGAGGAGCTGATGGAAATCCTTATAGAAGAAAGATAGCGGTATTTCAAGAAAATTTGAATAGGGAATTAAATAAAAATGGAAAATATGAAAATGTATCACAAGGAGTAAAGGCCGTGGGTATAATTGAAGATAATTCTGAATTTAAAAGAGTATATGATCCGACTAATCCAGATGCAGATGCAGATGGCTATGTGTCTATGCCAAATGTAAATATATTGAATGAAATGGCAGATATGATGGTGGCAGTTAGATCTTATGAAGCCAATTTAAGTGCTATTTCCGCGGAGAAGAGTATGTTTTCAAAAGCTTTAGATATAGGAAAGTAG
- a CDS encoding flagellar hook-length control protein FliK, whose protein sequence is MIDLNSIQLNNTVSSTKVNNSSKTSKDTSNDFSTLLKTSSDNSTVKNKDTSVDKVKNETLKDNDGDKTSVDKNLSDKKVELNEKVKGELKKAGFSEEDIENLEKDLSQGNISQNALMYLINILFKSENNSTDNLNLQGNNDEFIEQISNKISSEILQNLNYITAGNKEQNTIFTSDDMISKVIKENVNDLSDILEQFGTSQEFNNKLIEKLNTSILAKLSSEESIYDKVKSEINTALSKELNLSNPQEETIDNLSELKIQNQYNSNKIDVNKATLATSPQEISSDNIENNNSSNSSEKNGQSSTGNGAKNEENILQKIIEGGSEDKISKVTNFMTYFKNMDTNNPIQDLGEMAINKNSFNSDMIKTLKYMDINNVKELTVKINPKELGEITINLTMQEGKLKAVLTASNKEAYNLLNANLQDLSNKIQTNDIKVQGLSLNIYNEDATFFRDESGKEQHQDSSQQNKNSSLNNLVEDENKVQNDYYYNNNVNILA, encoded by the coding sequence ATGATAGATTTAAATAGTATACAATTAAATAATACTGTTTCCAGTACTAAAGTTAATAATAGTAGTAAAACTTCTAAAGATACTTCCAATGATTTCAGTACTCTATTAAAGACTTCTTCAGATAATAGTACAGTAAAAAATAAAGACACATCCGTAGATAAAGTGAAAAATGAAACTTTAAAAGATAATGATGGAGATAAAACCTCTGTTGATAAAAATTTAAGTGACAAAAAAGTTGAATTAAATGAAAAAGTGAAAGGTGAGTTAAAGAAAGCCGGCTTTAGTGAAGAAGATATAGAAAATTTGGAGAAGGATTTATCCCAGGGAAACATAAGCCAGAATGCTTTGATGTATTTAATAAATATATTGTTTAAAAGTGAGAACAATTCAACAGACAACTTGAATCTTCAGGGAAATAATGATGAATTTATAGAACAAATAAGTAATAAAATAAGCAGTGAAATTTTACAAAACTTAAACTATATTACTGCAGGTAATAAAGAACAAAATACAATTTTTACAAGTGATGATATGATATCAAAAGTAATTAAAGAAAATGTAAATGATCTTTCTGATATTTTAGAGCAATTTGGAACATCACAGGAATTCAATAATAAACTGATAGAAAAATTAAACACCAGTATTCTAGCTAAGTTATCTTCGGAGGAAAGTATATATGATAAGGTAAAAAGTGAAATTAATACTGCATTATCAAAAGAACTAAATTTAAGTAACCCCCAGGAAGAAACTATTGATAATTTGTCTGAATTAAAGATACAAAATCAATATAATTCTAATAAAATAGATGTAAATAAGGCTACTTTGGCTACATCACCACAAGAAATATCTAGTGACAATATTGAGAACAATAATTCCAGTAATTCTTCAGAGAAAAATGGACAATCATCTACGGGAAATGGTGCAAAAAATGAAGAGAATATATTGCAAAAAATTATAGAAGGTGGATCAGAAGATAAAATTTCTAAAGTTACTAATTTTATGACTTATTTTAAAAATATGGATACAAACAATCCTATACAGGATTTAGGAGAAATGGCTATAAATAAAAATTCTTTTAATTCAGATATGATAAAAACTTTGAAATATATGGACATAAACAATGTTAAAGAGTTAACTGTGAAGATAAATCCTAAAGAATTAGGAGAAATTACTATAAACCTTACTATGCAGGAAGGGAAATTAAAAGCAGTATTAACGGCCTCAAATAAAGAGGCATATAATCTTTTAAATGCTAATTTACAGGATTTGTCCAATAAAATTCAAACTAATGATATAAAAGTCCAGGGATTATCTTTAAATATATATAATGAAGATGCTACTTTTTTTAGAGATGAAAGTGGAAAAGAGCAACATCAGGATAGCAGTCAACAAAATAAAAATTCAAGTTTAAATAACCTGGTAGAAGATGAAAACAAGGTGCAAAATGACTATTATTACAACAATAATGTAAATATACTGGCATAG
- the fliG gene encoding flagellar motor switch protein FliG codes for MAKDSQKLTGVQKAAILFITLGPEAAAGILKRLPEAEIQKITYEIANINSVKSEQKKEILQEFMEMNRAQDYLLEGGVEYARNLLSKALGTQRAMEILDKVIEATQQFRPFAIARKADAQQLLNIIADEHPQTIALILCYLQADKSGQILSALPESMQAEVAYRIATMSNTSHMVVKEIEKVLDTKLSSVVKSDIKVIGGVETIVDILNQVDRTTEKNITEGLEKQDAELAEKIKESMFVFEDIITLDDVSIQRVLREVDTKELSLALKGCSEEVSETIFRNQSKRAAAALKEDIEFLGPVRLMDVEKAQQRIVNIIRRLDEAGEIVLARGGEDAIIV; via the coding sequence ATGGCTAAGGACAGTCAAAAGTTAACTGGTGTACAGAAAGCAGCCATATTGTTTATAACCCTTGGACCGGAAGCTGCTGCAGGAATATTGAAAAGATTGCCAGAAGCTGAAATACAAAAGATAACTTATGAAATAGCCAATATTAACTCAGTAAAGTCAGAGCAGAAAAAGGAAATACTTCAAGAATTTATGGAGATGAATAGAGCTCAAGATTATTTGTTAGAAGGGGGAGTAGAGTACGCCAGAAACCTTTTATCTAAAGCACTTGGAACACAAAGAGCTATGGAAATATTAGATAAAGTTATAGAGGCTACCCAGCAGTTTAGACCTTTTGCTATAGCCCGAAAGGCAGATGCCCAGCAACTTTTAAATATAATAGCTGATGAACATCCTCAGACTATAGCACTTATACTTTGTTACCTTCAGGCAGATAAATCCGGACAGATACTATCTGCGCTTCCTGAGAGCATGCAGGCTGAGGTTGCATATAGAATAGCTACAATGAGTAATACGTCACATATGGTAGTAAAAGAGATAGAAAAAGTATTGGATACCAAACTCTCCTCTGTAGTTAAATCAGATATAAAAGTAATCGGCGGCGTAGAGACAATTGTAGATATATTGAATCAAGTAGATAGAACTACAGAAAAAAATATTACGGAAGGTCTTGAAAAACAAGATGCGGAATTGGCAGAAAAGATCAAAGAATCCATGTTTGTATTTGAAGATATTATTACACTGGATGATGTATCTATTCAAAGAGTACTCAGAGAAGTGGATACAAAAGAACTTTCACTGGCCCTTAAAGGATGTTCAGAAGAAGTATCAGAAACTATATTTAGAAATCAATCCAAGAGAGCTGCTGCAGCTTTAAAAGAGGACATAGAGTTCTTAGGACCTGTTAGACTTATGGATGTAGAAAAGGCACAACAGAGAATTGTAAATATTATAAGAAGATTGGATGAAGCAGGGGAAATAGTTCTTGCAAGAGGAGGAGAGGATGCAATCATCGTATAA
- a CDS encoding flagellar assembly protein FliH produces MQSSYKIIKGDSISGKGAKNIVTVFEKKIFEEEDKDNSIINSYSKIVKAMIEDAQRKREQILSKAYEEAGKIEEEAYKSANEEGYKEGHEKGYADGFKKAYEEGYTKNIEKARIQGEEIINKADSILEASVEEKNRYLREKEEEIKRFIIDSIESILKQEVKNEDSLNAMVFNELSQVRNIETFIIKSRKKYCDQFKKQVDIWRERLPFKGDIFIIPDETLEEGSVIIEKNNGKSVFSVDIAMKKMKEIFKSVE; encoded by the coding sequence ATGCAATCATCGTATAAAATTATAAAAGGTGACAGCATAAGTGGAAAAGGTGCTAAAAATATAGTTACAGTATTTGAAAAGAAGATCTTTGAAGAAGAGGATAAAGATAATTCAATAATAAATAGTTATTCCAAAATAGTGAAGGCTATGATAGAAGATGCTCAGAGAAAAAGAGAACAAATACTTTCTAAAGCCTATGAAGAAGCTGGAAAAATTGAAGAGGAAGCTTATAAAAGTGCAAATGAAGAAGGATATAAAGAAGGACATGAAAAAGGATATGCGGATGGTTTTAAAAAGGCATATGAAGAAGGCTATACTAAAAATATAGAAAAGGCCAGAATTCAGGGAGAAGAGATAATAAATAAAGCAGATTCCATCCTAGAAGCTTCTGTAGAGGAAAAGAATAGATATTTGAGGGAAAAGGAAGAAGAAATTAAAAGATTTATAATAGATTCAATAGAAAGTATTTTAAAACAGGAAGTTAAAAATGAGGACAGTTTAAATGCTATGGTATTTAATGAACTCTCACAAGTGAGAAATATTGAAACTTTTATAATAAAAAGTAGAAAAAAATATTGTGACCAGTTTAAAAAACAGGTGGATATCTGGAGAGAAAGATTGCCATTTAAAGGAGATATTTTTATAATACCGGATGAAACCTTAGAAGAAGGCAGTGTAATTATAGAAAAAAATAATGGAAAAAGTGTTTTCTCTGTAGATATAGCCATGAAAAAAATGAAAGAAATATTTAAAAGTGTAGAATAA
- the fliJ gene encoding flagellar export protein FliJ has translation MKAYKFRLQKLLDMRVDKEEECKIEFQQAKNESFRTKEKLMEMKENYRKYNNFSGSSSVIEQKIRHIYINNLSYNIGETVEELNQKEKVVESKREELKQRQIDRKTVEVLKDKYIDDFRREQNRIEQNLNDEFALYGFIRNFKAR, from the coding sequence TTGAAGGCATATAAGTTTAGGCTTCAAAAGCTTCTTGATATGAGAGTGGATAAAGAAGAAGAATGTAAAATTGAATTTCAACAGGCTAAAAATGAAAGCTTTAGAACAAAAGAAAAACTCATGGAAATGAAAGAAAATTACAGAAAGTATAATAATTTTTCGGGGTCTAGCTCTGTTATAGAACAAAAGATAAGACATATTTATATAAATAACTTAAGTTACAATATAGGTGAAACTGTTGAAGAGTTAAATCAAAAAGAAAAAGTTGTAGAAAGTAAAAGGGAAGAGTTGAAGCAGCGCCAAATTGATAGAAAAACTGTAGAAGTATTAAAGGACAAGTACATAGATGATTTTAGAAGAGAACAAAATAGAATTGAACAAAATTTAAATGATGAATTTGCCCTTTATGGATTTATTAGAAATTTTAAAGCCAGATAA